A single Streptomyces sannanensis DNA region contains:
- a CDS encoding DUF2530 domain-containing protein, giving the protein MAGFSLKGSPNHEAPEPLEGPVVATITGGTILWFVLFLVQVPFYGWFDDRGALWWLWTCLAGGGLGLIGIWYVRKRDAAIKRARATAAPVDRRNDSHTEA; this is encoded by the coding sequence ATGGCTGGCTTTTCCCTGAAGGGGTCCCCCAACCACGAGGCGCCCGAGCCCCTGGAGGGGCCCGTCGTCGCCACCATCACCGGCGGCACGATCCTCTGGTTCGTCCTCTTCCTCGTCCAGGTCCCCTTCTACGGCTGGTTCGACGACCGCGGCGCCCTGTGGTGGCTGTGGACCTGCCTGGCCGGCGGCGGACTCGGCCTGATCGGCATCTGGTACGTACGCAAGCGGGACGCGGCGATCAAGCGCGCCCGGGCCACGGCAGCCCCCGTGGACCGACGGAACGATTCGCATACCGAGGCCTGA
- a CDS encoding helix-turn-helix transcriptional regulator: MVVVRSGERGSGNAKMFGSLLRFYRERAEISQEALSKHLGFSKSQVAMVERGERPPKGSFVSVADEVLGAQGALLAAAKELRVSHLPSWFAEYKDEEATAVAVHWYENHVIPGLLQTEAYARAVFNCHCPPLDDEDVEARVATRLGRQQLLHRRKPAPVVSFVREQIALTRPLGGRPVLKEQLHHVLDIACLRNVEIQVMPPERQTHAGLNGPMALLETTERRPLGYIEGQSGGFFVTEQPELGDLFARYGILRAQALSPTPRN; the protein is encoded by the coding sequence GTGGTCGTCGTGCGCTCCGGTGAACGGGGTTCCGGCAACGCGAAGATGTTCGGGTCGTTGCTGCGTTTCTACCGCGAACGGGCCGAGATCTCGCAGGAGGCGCTGAGCAAGCACCTGGGCTTCTCCAAGTCGCAGGTGGCCATGGTGGAACGCGGAGAGCGTCCGCCGAAGGGCAGCTTCGTGTCCGTCGCGGACGAGGTGCTGGGTGCGCAGGGTGCACTTCTGGCGGCGGCGAAGGAGTTGCGGGTCAGCCATTTGCCGTCGTGGTTCGCGGAGTACAAAGACGAGGAGGCGACAGCAGTCGCTGTTCACTGGTACGAGAACCACGTGATCCCCGGCCTCCTCCAAACCGAGGCTTACGCGCGAGCTGTCTTCAACTGCCACTGTCCACCACTCGATGACGAGGACGTTGAGGCTCGGGTGGCGACGCGGCTCGGGCGACAGCAGCTCCTTCATCGCCGTAAGCCCGCACCGGTGGTCAGCTTCGTACGCGAGCAGATCGCACTCACTCGCCCACTTGGCGGCCGACCGGTTCTCAAGGAACAACTGCATCATGTGCTCGACATCGCTTGTCTCCGCAACGTGGAGATTCAGGTGATGCCTCCGGAGCGGCAGACCCATGCCGGCCTGAACGGCCCGATGGCGCTGCTGGAGACAACGGAACGGCGGCCACTCGGATACATCGAAGGCCAGAGCGGAGGCTTCTTCGTCACCGAACAACCGGAGCTGGGCGACTTGTTCGCACGGTATGGCATTCTTCGAGCTCAGGCTCTCAGCCCCACTCCGCGAAACTGA
- a CDS encoding aldo/keto reductase, with the protein MEYTQLGRTGLKVSRLVLGTMNFGPQTDEAGSHAIMDAALGAGINLFDTANAYGWGENKGRTEKIIGSWFAKGGERRDKVVLATKVYANMTTDDSEPWPNHDRLSAVNIRRAVEASLKRLGTDYIDLYQFHHIDRRTPFEEIWQAIDVLIQQGKILYAGSSNFPGYKIAQANETAARRGMVGLVSEQCLYNLAERRAEMEVVPAAIDYGLGVIPWSPLHGGLLGGVIKKEAEAKRRASGRSAETLQNAAVRAQVQAYEDLLDKHGLEPGEVALAWLLTRPGVTGPIIGPRTPEQLDSALRAVELGLPEELLTELDEIFPGPGPSPEAFAW; encoded by the coding sequence ATGGAGTACACGCAGCTCGGACGCACCGGACTCAAGGTCAGCCGACTCGTCCTCGGCACGATGAACTTCGGGCCGCAGACCGACGAGGCCGGCAGTCACGCGATCATGGACGCCGCGCTCGGCGCGGGGATCAACCTCTTCGACACCGCCAACGCCTACGGATGGGGCGAGAACAAGGGCCGCACCGAGAAGATCATCGGCTCCTGGTTCGCCAAGGGAGGCGAGCGCCGCGACAAGGTGGTGCTCGCCACCAAGGTCTACGCGAACATGACCACCGACGACAGCGAGCCGTGGCCGAACCACGACCGGCTCTCCGCGGTCAACATCCGCCGGGCCGTCGAGGCCTCACTCAAGCGGCTGGGGACCGACTACATCGACCTCTACCAGTTCCACCACATCGACCGCCGCACTCCCTTCGAGGAGATCTGGCAGGCGATCGACGTCCTGATCCAGCAGGGGAAGATCCTCTACGCCGGATCGTCCAACTTCCCCGGCTACAAGATCGCGCAGGCCAACGAGACCGCCGCCCGGCGCGGCATGGTCGGCCTGGTCAGCGAGCAGTGCCTGTACAACCTCGCCGAGCGGCGTGCCGAGATGGAGGTCGTCCCGGCCGCGATCGACTACGGCCTCGGGGTCATCCCCTGGTCGCCGCTGCACGGCGGGCTGCTGGGCGGCGTGATCAAGAAGGAGGCCGAGGCGAAGCGTCGCGCCTCCGGGCGGTCGGCCGAGACGCTGCAGAACGCGGCCGTACGCGCGCAGGTGCAGGCCTATGAGGACCTGCTCGACAAGCACGGCCTGGAGCCCGGCGAGGTCGCCCTGGCCTGGCTGCTCACCCGCCCCGGGGTGACCGGCCCGATCATCGGCCCGCGTACCCCCGAGCAGCTGGACAGCGCCCTGCGGGCGGTCGAGCTGGGGCTGCCGGAGGAACTGCTGACCGAGCTGGACGAGATCTTCCCGGGGCCTGGGCCGTCGCCGGAGGCGTTCGCCTGGTGA
- a CDS encoding IS1182 family transposase, with translation MQGEWAGETVGPDAWETCRELIPAGSVFAFLAEHREVLFPGSMFADMYPSTNGRPSMPPQVLAATVVLQSLHGLSDFETVQELRCDLRWKAACGLGLYDTAFDPSLLTYFRRRLQRSGDPNRLFAKVREVVTATGVLKGRQRRALDSTVLDDAVATQDTVTQLIAAIRRVIREVPDAEQVAAAWCTAHDYADPGKPRIAWNDQAAREALVDALVTDALNLLGRLPEQQLGEAAANAVGLLALVAGQDVEPAEESDGRDGRWRITRGTARDRTVSTVDPEARHIHKNRTRHQEGFRAHVAFEPEAGLFTEVALTAGSGADNHEAAIARDLLADEEAPLTVLGDAAYGTGDLREHLQAQGHDPVLKPPPLKPAVPSGFTADEFTVDTEKGEVTCPAGHTAALGRPLANGSRQAQFKKLCADCPLKDRCTRSKTGRVFTVHAKYDLLKAARDQAATDPDWQAEYRRWRPPVERAIAWLVAKGSRRVPYRGVIKNDTWLHHRAAALNLRRLINLGLTRTTGTWTLTTAHA, from the coding sequence GTGCAGGGGGAATGGGCTGGGGAGACGGTCGGGCCGGATGCGTGGGAGACCTGTCGGGAGCTGATCCCGGCCGGGAGTGTGTTCGCGTTCCTGGCCGAGCATCGCGAAGTGCTGTTCCCCGGGTCGATGTTCGCGGACATGTACCCCTCGACGAACGGGCGGCCGTCGATGCCGCCGCAGGTGCTGGCCGCGACGGTGGTGCTGCAGAGCCTGCACGGGCTCTCGGACTTCGAGACGGTGCAGGAACTGCGCTGTGACCTGCGGTGGAAGGCGGCGTGCGGGCTGGGGTTGTATGACACCGCGTTCGACCCGTCGCTGCTGACGTACTTCCGCCGCCGACTGCAGCGCTCGGGTGACCCGAACCGGCTGTTCGCCAAGGTCAGGGAGGTCGTCACGGCCACCGGTGTCCTCAAGGGCCGGCAGCGGCGGGCGCTGGACTCCACCGTGCTGGACGACGCGGTCGCCACCCAGGACACCGTCACCCAGCTCATCGCCGCGATCCGCCGGGTCATCCGCGAGGTCCCCGATGCCGAGCAGGTTGCTGCGGCGTGGTGCACCGCGCACGACTACGCCGACCCGGGCAAGCCCCGCATCGCCTGGAACGACCAGGCCGCCCGTGAGGCACTAGTCGACGCCCTGGTCACCGACGCGCTGAACCTGCTCGGCCGCCTGCCCGAGCAGCAGTTGGGCGAGGCCGCGGCGAACGCCGTCGGGCTGCTGGCCCTGGTCGCGGGCCAGGACGTGGAGCCGGCCGAGGAATCCGACGGCCGCGACGGGCGCTGGCGCATCACCCGCGGGACCGCCCGCGACCGCACGGTCTCCACCGTCGACCCCGAGGCGCGGCACATTCACAAGAACCGCACCCGCCACCAGGAGGGCTTCCGCGCCCACGTGGCCTTCGAACCCGAGGCCGGGCTGTTCACCGAGGTCGCCCTGACCGCCGGCAGCGGGGCCGACAACCACGAGGCCGCCATCGCCCGCGACCTCCTCGCCGACGAGGAAGCACCGCTCACCGTCCTGGGCGATGCCGCCTACGGCACCGGCGACCTGCGCGAACACCTCCAGGCCCAGGGCCACGACCCGGTCCTCAAGCCACCGCCGCTGAAACCGGCCGTCCCCAGCGGCTTCACCGCCGACGAGTTCACCGTCGACACCGAGAAGGGCGAGGTCACCTGCCCCGCCGGACACACCGCCGCGCTCGGCCGACCGCTGGCGAACGGCTCCCGGCAGGCCCAGTTCAAGAAGCTGTGCGCCGACTGCCCGCTCAAGGACCGCTGCACCCGCTCCAAAACCGGCCGGGTCTTCACCGTCCACGCCAAGTACGACCTGCTCAAGGCCGCCCGTGACCAGGCCGCCACCGACCCCGACTGGCAGGCCGAGTACCGCCGCTGGCGACCACCGGTGGAGCGCGCCATCGCCTGGCTCGTCGCCAAGGGCAGCCGCCGCGTCCCCTACCGGGGCGTCATCAAGAACGACACCTGGCTCCACCACCGCGCCGCCGCCCTCAACCTCCGCCGCCTGATCAACCTCGGACTCACCCGCACCACCGGCACCTGGACGCTCACGACAGCGCACGCATAA
- a CDS encoding NCS2 family permease — MSPSATAQVDTPQQTPQQQQISALDRYFKISERGSTISREVRGGFATFFAMAYIIVLNPIILGSAKDMYGHQLDGGQLVTATVLTAALSTLLMGVIGNVPIALAAGLGVNTVVALQLAPRMSWPDAMGMVVLAGFVVMLLVATGLRERVMNAVPLGLRKGIAIGIGLFIMLIGLVDSGFVSRIPDAAHTTVPLQLGADGHLGGWPVLVFVLGTLLTLALIIRKVPGAILISIVVMTVVAAGIQLVTDLPGQAWGLTVPEWPGNPVATPDFGLIGQVSLFGGFEKVGVLTGVLFVFTVLLSCFFDAMGTILGVGDEAKLMDKDGNFPGINKVLIVDGIAVAAGGATSSSANTCFVESTAGVGEGARTGLASVVTGALFAVALFLTPLATMVPSQAATPALIAVGFLIMAGSIKGVDWSDFTIAVPAFLAMVMMPFTYSITNGIGTGFIAFSVLRLAAGRGREVPVPMYIVSAVFLFYYAMPALGLT, encoded by the coding sequence ATGTCCCCCTCGGCCACCGCTCAGGTCGACACTCCGCAGCAGACCCCCCAGCAACAGCAGATCAGCGCTCTCGACCGGTACTTCAAGATCTCCGAGCGGGGCTCGACGATTTCCCGGGAAGTACGGGGCGGCTTCGCCACCTTCTTCGCGATGGCCTACATCATCGTGCTGAACCCCATCATCCTCGGCAGCGCCAAGGACATGTACGGGCACCAGCTCGACGGCGGCCAGCTGGTCACCGCCACCGTGCTCACGGCGGCCCTCAGCACGCTGCTGATGGGTGTCATAGGCAATGTGCCGATCGCCCTCGCGGCCGGCCTCGGCGTCAACACGGTCGTGGCCCTCCAGCTCGCGCCCCGGATGAGCTGGCCGGATGCCATGGGCATGGTCGTCCTCGCCGGTTTCGTGGTGATGTTGCTGGTCGCCACGGGTCTGCGCGAGCGCGTGATGAACGCCGTTCCGCTCGGCCTGCGCAAGGGCATCGCCATCGGCATCGGCCTGTTCATCATGCTGATCGGCCTGGTGGACTCGGGCTTCGTCTCCCGTATCCCGGACGCCGCGCACACCACCGTGCCGCTCCAGCTCGGCGCCGACGGCCACCTGGGCGGCTGGCCGGTGCTGGTCTTCGTCCTCGGCACGCTGCTCACCCTCGCGCTGATCATCCGCAAGGTGCCGGGCGCGATCCTGATCTCCATCGTCGTGATGACGGTCGTCGCGGCCGGCATCCAGCTGGTGACCGACCTGCCGGGCCAGGCCTGGGGCCTGACCGTCCCCGAGTGGCCGGGCAACCCGGTCGCCACGCCCGACTTCGGCCTGATCGGCCAGGTCAGCCTCTTCGGCGGCTTCGAGAAGGTCGGCGTCCTCACCGGTGTGCTCTTCGTCTTCACCGTGCTGCTGTCCTGCTTCTTCGACGCGATGGGCACCATCCTCGGCGTCGGCGACGAGGCGAAACTGATGGACAAGGACGGCAACTTCCCCGGCATCAACAAGGTGCTGATCGTCGACGGCATCGCGGTCGCGGCGGGCGGCGCCACCTCCTCCTCCGCCAACACCTGCTTCGTGGAGTCCACGGCCGGTGTCGGCGAGGGCGCGCGCACCGGTCTCGCGAGCGTCGTCACCGGCGCGCTCTTCGCGGTGGCGCTCTTCCTCACCCCGCTGGCCACCATGGTCCCCTCGCAGGCGGCCACGCCCGCCCTGATCGCGGTGGGCTTCCTGATCATGGCCGGCTCGATCAAGGGCGTCGACTGGAGCGACTTCACCATCGCGGTGCCGGCGTTCCTGGCCATGGTGATGATGCCGTTCACGTACTCGATCACCAACGGCATCGGTACCGGCTTCATCGCCTTCAGCGTGCTGCGGCTCGCCGCCGGGCGCGGCCGCGAGGTCCCGGTGCCGATGTACATCGTGTCGGCGGTGTTCCTCTTCTACTACGCGATGCCGGCCCTCGGCCTCACGTAG
- the thpR gene encoding RNA 2',3'-cyclic phosphodiesterase, translated as MRLFAAVVPPEDALDELARAVDQLHAEPGARRLRWTGRPGWHYTLAFMGEVEDRLLPELHARLERAARHSEPFRLRMHGGGRFDGRVLWVGAAGDLDGIRLLAERTEAAARRAGVSMEQHRRYTAHLTLARSRYDADLRPYVAQLSAFEGEAWTVDELALVRSNLPGGGQPGEQPRYEIVEAWPLGR; from the coding sequence ATGAGACTCTTCGCCGCTGTCGTGCCGCCCGAGGACGCCCTCGACGAACTCGCCCGCGCCGTGGACCAGCTGCACGCCGAGCCGGGCGCGCGCCGGCTGCGGTGGACCGGGCGGCCGGGCTGGCACTACACCCTGGCCTTCATGGGGGAGGTCGAGGACCGGCTGCTGCCCGAACTGCACGCGCGGCTCGAAAGGGCGGCCCGGCACAGCGAGCCGTTCCGGCTGCGGATGCACGGCGGCGGGCGGTTCGACGGGCGGGTGCTCTGGGTCGGCGCGGCGGGTGATCTGGACGGCATCCGTCTGCTGGCCGAGCGCACCGAAGCGGCGGCGCGCCGAGCGGGCGTGTCGATGGAGCAGCACCGCCGCTACACCGCCCACCTCACGCTCGCCCGCAGCCGCTACGACGCGGATCTGCGGCCGTACGTGGCGCAGCTCAGCGCCTTCGAGGGCGAGGCGTGGACGGTGGACGAGCTGGCACTCGTACGGAGCAATCTGCCCGGCGGCGGGCAGCCGGGGGAGCAGCCCCGGTACGAGATCGTCGAAGCCTGGCCGCTGGGTCGCTGA
- a CDS encoding Uma2 family endonuclease produces MADTDEEPTLDEMFGALERMPVPEGYKVEIVEGAIHMSPQRHVHWQIIRRIVRALEDAFGMDVLVASDERIDFPGHLNGLAPDVAKLREDAQQNAAGRWHHQDVEFVAEVISKDTAANDYGPKKTAYAVAEVPVYLIADPYQGKCHLYTQPKDGDYLSELTITFGADIDMTGTVVGLTLVTGTFPRG; encoded by the coding sequence ATGGCCGACACCGACGAAGAGCCGACCCTTGACGAGATGTTCGGGGCGCTCGAGCGGATGCCCGTCCCCGAGGGATACAAGGTCGAGATCGTCGAGGGGGCCATCCACATGTCGCCGCAACGGCACGTTCACTGGCAGATCATCCGCCGGATCGTACGAGCTCTTGAAGACGCATTCGGCATGGATGTGCTGGTGGCGTCGGACGAGCGAATCGACTTCCCCGGCCATCTGAACGGTTTGGCGCCGGACGTGGCAAAGCTGCGCGAGGACGCCCAGCAGAACGCTGCCGGCCGCTGGCACCACCAGGACGTCGAGTTCGTCGCCGAGGTGATCTCGAAGGACACCGCCGCCAACGACTACGGGCCGAAGAAGACCGCCTACGCCGTCGCCGAGGTCCCGGTCTACCTGATCGCCGACCCCTACCAGGGGAAGTGCCACCTCTACACCCAGCCGAAGGACGGCGACTACCTCAGCGAGCTCACGATCACCTTCGGCGCGGACATCGACATGACCGGCACCGTCGTCGGTCTCACCCTCGTCACCGGCACCTTCCCCCGGGGCTGA
- a CDS encoding MFS transporter, whose protein sequence is MSTGPGATDSAPGPKPTRDTHHNRGGTFSSLTVRNYRLFFTGAIVSNTGTWMARITQDWLVLDLTGSAAAVGITTALQFLPMLLFGLYGGVLADRYSKRRLLLVSQAALGLCGLALAVLTLSGQIQVWHVYLVAFLLGMVTVVDNPARQSFVSQLVGPDRLANAVSLNSANFQSARLVGPAVAGVLIATVGSGWSFLVNGLSFLAPIVGLLLMRTNELHPVERVPQGKGQLREGLRYVSRHPELIWPIVLAGFIGTFGFNFPIWLTAFSDGVFHVGPGGYGLLNTLMAVGSLVGALLAARRGTSRLRMLVGSAVAFGLLEIAAAVSPTFWLFAALLVPVGMLGLTVNVTANSSVQMATAPEMRGRVMSLYMMVFVGGTPLGAPLVGWLTDTYGARVGLAAGGAVSALAAIAIGVVLARMGDLRLRLDLRPGYPHVRFVPRQREPLATAA, encoded by the coding sequence TTGAGTACGGGACCCGGAGCCACGGACTCCGCCCCCGGACCGAAACCCACCCGCGACACACACCACAACCGCGGAGGAACCTTCTCCTCCCTGACGGTACGCAACTACCGGCTGTTCTTCACCGGCGCGATCGTCTCCAACACGGGCACCTGGATGGCCCGTATCACGCAGGACTGGCTGGTCCTCGACCTGACCGGCTCCGCAGCGGCGGTCGGCATCACCACCGCCCTGCAGTTCCTGCCGATGCTGCTCTTCGGCCTCTACGGCGGAGTCCTCGCCGACCGATACTCCAAGCGGCGCCTGCTGCTCGTCAGCCAGGCGGCACTCGGCTTGTGCGGGCTCGCCCTCGCCGTGCTGACCCTCTCCGGGCAGATCCAGGTCTGGCACGTCTATCTGGTGGCCTTCCTGCTCGGCATGGTCACCGTCGTCGACAACCCCGCCCGCCAGTCCTTCGTCTCCCAGCTCGTCGGCCCCGACCGGCTCGCCAACGCCGTCAGCCTCAACTCCGCGAACTTCCAGTCCGCCCGGCTCGTCGGCCCCGCCGTCGCCGGTGTCCTCATCGCCACCGTGGGCAGCGGCTGGTCCTTCCTGGTGAACGGCCTCTCCTTCCTCGCGCCCATCGTCGGCCTGCTGCTGATGCGCACGAACGAACTCCACCCCGTCGAGCGGGTGCCCCAGGGCAAGGGCCAGCTGCGCGAAGGCCTGCGCTATGTCTCCCGGCATCCGGAACTGATCTGGCCGATCGTCCTCGCCGGCTTCATCGGCACCTTCGGCTTCAACTTCCCGATCTGGCTCACCGCCTTCTCGGACGGCGTCTTCCATGTCGGCCCGGGTGGGTACGGCCTGCTCAACACCCTGATGGCGGTCGGCTCCCTGGTCGGCGCACTGCTGGCGGCCCGACGCGGCACCTCACGGCTGCGGATGCTGGTCGGCTCCGCCGTCGCGTTCGGCCTCCTGGAGATCGCCGCGGCGGTCTCCCCCACCTTCTGGCTGTTCGCCGCCCTGCTCGTCCCGGTCGGCATGCTCGGCCTGACGGTGAACGTCACGGCGAACTCGTCCGTCCAGATGGCGACGGCCCCCGAGATGCGCGGCCGGGTGATGAGCCTCTACATGATGGTCTTCGTCGGCGGTACGCCGCTGGGCGCGCCCCTGGTCGGCTGGCTCACGGACACGTACGGCGCCCGGGTGGGCCTCGCGGCGGGCGGCGCGGTCTCCGCGCTGGCGGCGATCGCGATCGGCGTCGTCCTGGCCCGGATGGGCGACCTGCGGCTCCGGCTGGACCTGCGGCCGGGGTACCCGCACGTGCGCTTCGTGCCGCGCCAGAGGGAGCCACTCGCGACCGCGGCGTGA
- a CDS encoding GDSL-type esterase/lipase family protein: MHRFLFVGDSMTIGSAGDHTWRFRMWQHLSTSFGGPFRIVGPRDELYDKAADAPVSYAYGDPDFPEHARGHLAGWGEGWLHMAPLIRETVATHKADTLLVSLGLIDLGFYTNAEQTADNVRLFVEEARAANPRVQAVLLPVIPNVRAMSDAPFAAEVDRFDELLAKAVAELDTPRSPLLLASRPAGWDLHRDTYDGTHPNASGEHRLAAAFADAMHQAWGLGGPYTGCA, translated from the coding sequence ATGCACAGGTTCCTGTTCGTCGGCGACTCCATGACGATCGGAAGCGCGGGCGACCACACCTGGCGCTTCCGTATGTGGCAACACCTGTCCACGTCCTTCGGCGGCCCGTTCCGCATCGTCGGCCCGCGCGACGAGCTGTACGACAAGGCGGCGGACGCCCCCGTCTCGTACGCGTACGGCGACCCGGACTTCCCCGAGCACGCCCGCGGGCACCTGGCCGGCTGGGGCGAGGGCTGGCTGCACATGGCGCCGCTGATCCGCGAGACGGTCGCCACGCACAAGGCGGACACCCTGCTCGTCTCCCTCGGCCTGATCGACCTCGGCTTCTACACGAACGCCGAGCAGACCGCGGACAACGTCCGCCTCTTCGTCGAGGAGGCCCGCGCGGCCAACCCGCGGGTCCAGGCCGTTCTGCTCCCGGTCATCCCGAACGTACGCGCCATGTCCGACGCGCCCTTCGCGGCCGAGGTCGACCGCTTCGACGAACTCCTCGCGAAGGCGGTCGCCGAGCTGGACACCCCTCGGTCGCCCCTGCTGCTCGCCTCCCGACCGGCCGGCTGGGACCTCCACCGCGACACGTACGACGGCACGCACCCGAACGCCTCCGGCGAGCACAGGCTCGCGGCCGCCTTCGCCGACGCGATGCACCAGGCGTGGGGCCTGGGCGGGCCGTATACCGGTTGCGCCTGA
- a CDS encoding DUF397 domain-containing protein has translation MNTDLKWFKSSYSGDQGACVEVATEWTKSTYSGSQGECVEVAACPTTVHVRDSKDTARPGLAVSPGAWSVFVAGTLRKQDLPLA, from the coding sequence ATGAACACCGATCTGAAGTGGTTCAAAAGCAGCTACAGCGGCGACCAGGGAGCCTGCGTCGAGGTCGCCACCGAATGGACCAAGTCCACCTACAGCGGCAGCCAGGGCGAGTGCGTAGAAGTCGCCGCCTGCCCGACCACCGTCCACGTCCGCGACTCCAAGGACACCGCCCGCCCCGGCCTCGCCGTCTCCCCCGGCGCCTGGTCCGTGTTCGTCGCCGGTACCCTCAGGAAGCAGGACCTGCCGCTCGCGTGA
- a CDS encoding MarR family transcriptional regulator has protein sequence MPDLSHGDDDAAVNAIRSAVMRLGRRLKHQRVDESLSPTEMSVLGTLSLCGSATPGELARKEHVQPPSMTRIVALLEAKGLVRLEPHPEDRRQKVVTQTERAEVMLEESRRKRNAWLAHLAEGLDEDEWAKLRAAAPVLEKLAHL, from the coding sequence ATGCCTGACCTGTCCCACGGCGACGACGACGCCGCCGTGAACGCCATCCGCTCGGCCGTCATGCGGCTGGGCCGACGCCTGAAGCACCAGCGCGTCGACGAATCGCTGAGCCCCACCGAGATGTCGGTGCTCGGCACCCTCTCCCTCTGCGGCTCCGCCACCCCCGGTGAGCTGGCCCGCAAGGAGCACGTCCAGCCGCCGTCGATGACCCGCATCGTGGCACTGCTCGAGGCGAAGGGCCTGGTCCGGCTGGAGCCGCATCCCGAGGACCGTCGGCAGAAGGTGGTCACCCAGACCGAACGCGCCGAGGTGATGCTCGAGGAGAGCCGCCGCAAGCGCAACGCCTGGCTGGCCCACCTCGCCGAGGGACTCGACGAGGACGAGTGGGCGAAACTGCGCGCCGCCGCACCCGTGCTGGAGAAGCTCGCACACCTCTGA